The genomic stretch NNNNNNNNNNNNNNNNNNNNNNNNNNNNNNNNNNNNNNNNNNNNNNNNNNNNNNNNNNNNNNNNNNNNNNNNNNNNNNNNNNNNNNNNNNNNNNNNNNNNNNNNNNNNNNNNNNNNNNNNNNNNNNNNNNNNNNNNNNNNNNNNNNNNNNNNNNNNNNNNNNNNNNNNNNNNNNNNNNNNNNNNNNNNNNNNNNNNNNNNNNNNNNNNNNNNNNNNNNNNNNNNNNNNNNNNNNNNNNNNNNNNNNNNNNNNNNNNNNNNNNNNNNNNNNNNNNNNNNNNNNNNNNNNNNNNNNNNNNNNNNNNNNNNNNNNNNNNNNNNNNNNNNNNNNNNNNNNNNNNNNNNNNNNNNNNNNNNNNNNNNNNNNNNNNNNNNNNNNNNNNNNNNNNNNNNNNNNNNNNNNNNNNNNNNNNNNNNNNNNNNNNNNNNNNNNNNNNNNNNNNNNNNNNNNNNNNNNNNNNNNNNNNNNNNNNNNNNNNNNNNNNNNNNNNNNNNNNNNNNNNNNNNNNNNNNNNNNNNNNNNNNNNNNNNNNNNNNNNNNNNNNNNNNNNNNNNNNNNNNNNNNNNNNNNNNNNNNNNNNNNNNNNNNNNNNNNNNNNNNNNNNNNNNNNNNNNNNNNNNNNNNNNNNNNNNNNNNNNNNNNNNNNNNNNNNNNNNNNNNNNNNNNNNNNNNNNNNNNNNNNNNNNNNNNNNNNNNNNNNNNNNNNNNNNNNNNNNNNNNNNNNNNNNNNNNNNNNNNNNNNNNNNNNNNNNNNNNNNNNNNNNNNNNNNNNNNNNNNNNNNNNNNNNNNNNNNNNNNNNNNNNNNNNNNNNNNNNNNNNNNNNNNNNNNNNNNNNNNNNNNNNNNNNNNNNNNNNNNNNNNNNNNNNNNNNNNNNNNNNNNNNNNNNNNNNNNNNNNNNNNNNNNNNNNNNNNNNNNNNNNNNNNNNNNNNNNNNNNNNNNNNNNNNNNNNNNNNNNNNNNNNNNNNNNNNNNNNNNNNNNNNNNNNNNNNNNNNNNNNNNNNNNNNNNNNNNNNNNNNNNNNNNNNNNNNNNNNNNNNNNNNNNNNNNNNNNNNNNNNNNNNNNNNNNNNNNNNNNNNNNNNNNNNNNNNNNNNNNNNNNNNNNNNNNNNNNNNNNNNNNNNNNNNNNNNNNNNNNNNNNNNNNNNNNNNNNNNNNNNNNNNNNNNNNNNNNNNNNNNNNNNNNNNNNNNNNNNNNNNNNNNNNNNNNNNNNNNNNNNNNNNNNNNNNNNNNNNNNNNNNNNNNNNNNNNNNNNNNNNNNNNNNNNNNNNNNNNNNNNNNNNNNNNNNNNNNNNNNNNNNNNNNNNNNNNNNNNNNNNNNNNNNNNNNNNNNNNNNNNNNNNNNNNNNNNNNNNNNNNNNNNNNNNNNNNNNNNNNNNNNNNNNNNNNNNNNNNNNNNNNNNNNNNNNNNNNNNNNNNNNNNNNNNNNNNNNNNNNNNNNNNNNNNNNNNNNNNNNNNNNNNNNNNNNNNNNNNNNNNNNNNNNNNNNNNNNNNNNNNNNNNNNNNNNNNNNNNNNNNNNNNNNNNNNNNNNNNNNNNNNNNNNNNNNNNNNNNNNNNNNNNNNNNNNNNNNNNNNNNNNNNNNNNNNNNNNNNNNNNNNNNNNNNNNNNNNNNNNNNNNNNNNNNNNNNNNNNNNNNNNNNNNNNNNNNNNNNNNNNNNNNNNNNNNNNNNNNNNNNNNNNNNNNNNNNNNNNNNNNNNNNNNNNNNNNNNNNNNNNNNNNNNNNNNNNNNNNNNNNNNNNNNNNNNNNNNNNNNNNNNNNNNNNNNNNNNNNNNNNNNNNNNNNNNNNNNNNNNNNNNNNNNNNNNNNNNNNNNNNNNNNNNNNNNNNNNNNNNNNNNNNNNNNNNNNNNNNNNNNNNNNNNNNNNNNNNNNNNNNNNNNNNNNNNNNNNNNNNNNNNNNNNNNNNNNNNNNNNNNNNNNNNNNNNNNNNNNNNNNNNNNNNNNNNNNNNNNNNNNNNNNNNNNNNNNNNNNNNNNNNNNNNNNNNNNNNNNNNNNNNNNNNNNNNNNNNNNNNNNNNNNNNNNNNNNNNNNNNNNNNNNNNNNNNNNNNNNNNNNNNNNNNNNNNNNNNNNNNNNNNNNNNNNNNNNNNNNNNNNNNNNNNNNNNNNNNNNNNNNNNNNNNNNNNNNNNNNNNNNNNNNNNNNNNNNNNNNNNNNNNNNNNNNNNNNNNNNNNNNNNNNNNNNNNNNNNNNNNNNNNNNNNNNNNNNNNNNNNNNNNNNNNNNNNNNNNNNNNNNNNNNNNNNNNNNNNNNNNNNNNNNNNNNNNNNNNNNNNNNNNNNNNNNNNNNNNNNNNNNNNNNNNNNNNNNNNNNNNNNNNNNNNNNNNNNNNNNNNNNNNNNNNNNNNNNNNNNNNNNNNNNNNNNNNNNNNNNNNNNNNNNNNNNNNNNNNNNNNNNNNNNNNNNNNNNNNNNNNNNNNNNNNNNNNNNNNNNNNNNNNNNNNNNNNNNNNNNNNNNNNNNNNNNNNNNNNNNNNNNNNNNNNNNNNNNNNNNNNNNNNNNNNNNNNNNNNNNNNNNNNNNNNNNNNNNNNNNNNNNNNNNNNNNNNNNNNNNNNNNNNNNNNNNNNNNNNNNNNNNNNNNNNNNNNNNNNNNNNNNNNNNNNNNNNNNNNNNNNNNNNNNNNNNNNNNNNNNNNNNNNNNNNNNNNNNNNNNNNNNNNNNNNNNNNNNNNNNNNNNNNNNNNNNNNNNNNNNNNNNNNNNNNNNNNNNNNNNNNNNNNNNNNNNNNNNNNNNNNNNNNNNNNNNNNNNNNNNNNNNNNNNNNNNNNNNNNNNNNNNNNNNNNNNNNNNNNNNNNNNNNNNNNNNNNNNNNNNNNNNNNNNNNNNNNNNNNNNNNNNNNNNNNNNNNNNNNNNNNNNNNNNNNNNNNNNNNNNNNNNNNNNNNNNNNNNNNNNNNNNNNNNNNNNNNNNNNNNNNNNNNNNNNNNNNNNNNNNNNNNNNNNNNNNNNNNNNNNNNNNNNNNNNNNNNNNNNNNNNNNNNNNNNNNNNNNNNNNNNNNNNNNNNNNNNNNNNNNNNNNNNNNNNNNNNNNNNNNNNNNNNNNNNNNNNNNNNNNNNNNNNNNNNNNNNNNNNNNNNNNNNNNNNNNNNNNNNNNNNNNNNNNNNNNNNNNNNNNNNNNNNNNNNNNNNNNNNNNNNNNNNNNNNNNNNNNNNNNNNNNNNNNNNNNNNNNNNNNNNNNNNNNNNNNNNNNNNNNNNNNNNNNNNNNNNNNNNNNNNNNNNNNNNNNNNNNNNNNNNNNNNNNNNNNNNNNNNNNNNNNNNNNNNNNNNNNNNNNNNNNNNNNNNNNNNNNNNNNNNNNNNNNNNNNNNNNNNNNNNNNNNNNNNNNNNNNNNNNNNNNNNNNNNNNNNNNNNNNNNNNNNNNNNNNNNNNNNNNNNNNNNNNNNNNNNNNNNNNNNNNNNNNNNNNNNNNNNNNNNNNNNNNNNNNNNNNNNNNNNNNNNNNNNNNNNNNNNNNNNNNNNNNNNNNNNNNNNNNNNNNNNNNNNNNNNNNNNNNNNNNNNNNNNNNNNNNNNNNNNNNNNNNNNNNNNNNNNNNNNNNNNNNNNNNNNNNNNNNNNNNNNNNNNNNNNNNNNNNNNNNNNNNNNNNNNNNNNNNNNNNNNNNNNNNNNNNNNNNNNNNNNNNNNNNNNNNNNNNccagccccatcccacccctgTGTTCCCGCAGCTGAAGGCCTTCGCGCTGGACCTGGGGGGCACGACGCTGGAGGACCCCACAGACCTGGAGATCATCGTGGTGGACCAGAACGACAACCGCCCGCTGTTCCGCCGCGACGTCTTCACCGGGCGCGTGGTGGAGGGCGCTGCGCCAGGTGGGTCCGGGCAGGGGGGGGGAACCACGGGATGGGGGCCACGACCCGGCCCCATAAGTGGTCCCCCAGCCCCGTGGTGACCGCAGGGACCTGCGTGCTGACGGTGGAGGCCACCGACGCCGACGACCCCGAGACGGACAACGCGGCGCTGCGGTACTCCATCCTGGAGCAGGGGCACGGGGACGTGTTCCGCATCAACGCCACCACCGGGGAGATCTGCACCGCGCGGGGCGGCCTCGACCGCGAGGTgaggttggggggggggggtcacgGGCACGTGTTGGGCCAGGTGCGGTGAGGGGACCCCTGCAGAGTGCGGGGTCAGTGCCATCCCCTGTCCCGCAGGCCGTGGGGGTGTACAACCTGACGCTGCAGGCGGCCGACATGTCCGGGGACGGGCTCACCACCACCGCCACCGCCGTCATCTACCTGGAGGACGTCAACGACAACGCTCCCGAGTTCACCAAGGAGGAGGTGGTCGGGGCGGGCGGGGGTGGGGCCGCAGCCCCCCGGCAGGTGCCAGcccaccccccccacctccccgcAGTTCTCCATGGAGGTGGAGGAGCAGGCGGCGGGCGCCGAGGTGGGCCGGGTGCTGGTGCACGACAAGGACCTGGCGGGATCGCCCAACTGGGCGGCCAAGTTCACCATCCTGGAGGGTGACCCCGAGGGCGCCTTCGCCATCCGCACCGACCCCCACACCAACGACGGCGTGCTGTCCGTGGCCAAGGTggggggggagggcaggggaggaCGCGGCCGCGTAGGGCAGGGTAGGGCGCGGCCGCTGACCCCGCGCCCtaccccccctcccccccgtGCAGCCGCTGGACCACGAGGTGCGGGACCGCTTCCAGCTGACGGTGTCGGTGCAGAACCAGCGGCCGCTGGAGCCGGGGGCCGCGAGCAGCCCGCGGGCGGTGGCCACGGTGCGGGTGCGGGTGCGGGACGTCAACGAGGCGCCCGTCTTCCGCGAGAACCCGCGGCGCGTCAGCGTGCTGGAGGGGAGCCCCCCGGGCACCGCCGTCACCACCTACACCGCCAGCGACCCCGACACGCGCCGGCTGCAGACCCTGAGGTGAGcgcgggggggtgggggggttggAGGGCGCGCGGTGCCTTCCGTGGGCGCGCACCCTGACGTCTCCGTGCCTCGGCCCGACGCGTCCAGCTACGCGCTGCTGTACGACCCGGCGGGGTGGCTGCAGCTCGACCCGCGCTCCGGCACCGTGCGCACGCAGCGGGAGCTGCGGGACCCGTCCGCCTTCCTGCAGGGCGGCTGGTACATCGCGCTGCTGCTCGCCCGCGATGATGGTGACCGTCtccccactcccccccccccgaccCCGGCATCCCTCCCCCGCTCTCTCCCCCTGCACCCTCGGGTGTTCCCCCTGACGGCCCGCTCCGTGACATCCCCCCAACCCCCCAGCCGACCCGCCGCTCTCGGCCACGGGCACTCTGTCCATCGAGATCGTGGAGGTGAACGACCACGCTCCGCAGCTGCAGCCGGCGTCGGGGGCGGTGTGCGGGCGGCCGGGCCGCGGGGGGACCCTGCTGCTGGGCGCCAGCGACGGGGACCGGCCCCCCCACGGAGCGCCCTTCCACTTccagctcagcccccagcacccGCAGCTCGCCCGCAACTGGAGCGTCACCCGCTTCAACGGTGAGCGGCTGACAGTGGGGCGGGGTCGGGGGCCCGCCGGACGGGGCNNNNNNNNNNNNNNNNNNNNNNNNNNNNNNNNNNNNNNNNNNNNNNNNNNNNNNNNNNNNNNNNNNNNNNNNNNNNNGCTGTTGCTGCGGGACTCGGGGACCCCCCCccgggagcagcagcagctgctcaacGTCTCCGTGTGTCCCTGCGGCCGCGATGGGCTCTGCGAGGACGGGGTCCTGGCGGCCGCCAGCGCCGGGGTCGGGGTCGCCCTGGAGGCCCTGGTGGTCATCGTCGGCAgcgctgccctcctcctgcgTGAGtggccccacacagcccccccagcccccccactgccccatcccatcctcaCCTGCCCTCGTGCCCCCACGTCACCCCGACCCCTTATCTatctccatccccaccacccAACCCCTTACCCTCACCCCAACTCTCTCCCACCTCCCCGTGCCCCATCCCGTGGCTCCCCCCGGCCCCACGCCGTCCGTCCcgcagtgctggtgctgctgggggccgCTCAGGTCCGGAGCCGCCGCCGGGCGCAGCGCCGGGGACTGCTGCAGCGCTGGGGGGACGATGTGCGGGACAACGTGCTCAACTACGACGAGCAGGGCGGCGGCGAGGAGGACCAGGTGCGGGCAgcggggtggggagggggatcAGAGACTGGGGAGGGGTTGGTCGCATTGCGCCGTTGCTGACCCCCCGCCCCGCAGGACGCCTACGACCTGACCCAGCTGCGGCACCCCCCGCCCCACAGCCGCCCCCCGCTGCGCAGGGACGCGCCGTTGCGCACCGCCACCCCCCCGGGCCCCTCCCGgcgcccgccccgcggccccTCCGACATCGAGGACTTCATCAACGAGGTGGGACGAGGCACAgtccccagccccccccccgcTCGCCCCGTATCCCACGGGGGCTGACGCCTCCCCCGACCCCGCAGGGGCTGCAGGCGGCTGACAGCGACCCCAGCGTGCCCCCCTACGACACGGCGCTCATCTACGACTACGAGGGCTCGGGCTCGGCGGGCAGCGCGCTCAGCTCCATCGTCTCCAGCCTGACGGACGGGGACCAGGACTACGA from Numida meleagris isolate 19003 breed g44 Domestic line chromosome 10, NumMel1.0, whole genome shotgun sequence encodes the following:
- the CDH15 gene encoding cadherin-15, producing MPPNPPSPAPPTHETTSDASAAPGSPPSWRHHEGARRVKRAWVIPPISISENHKRIPHLLVQIKSDKQQPGGVIYSIKGPGVDEEPLGIFSIDKFSGKVFLNATLDREQNDRFRLKAFALDLGGTTLEDPTDLEIIVVDQNDNRPLFRRDVFTGRVVEGAAPGTCVLTVEATDADDPETDNAALRYSILEQGHGDVFRINATTGEICTARGGLDREAVGVYNLTLQAADMSGDGLTTTATAVIYLEDVNDNAPEFTKEEFSMEVEEQAAGAEVGRVLVHDKDLAGSPNWAAKFTILEGDPEGAFAIRTDPHTNDGVLSVAKPLDHEVRDRFQLTVSVQNQRPLEPGAASSPRAVATVRVRVRDVNEAPVFRENPRRVSVLEGSPPGTAVTTYTASDPDTRRLQTLSYALLYDPAGWLQLDPRSGTVRTQRELRDPSAFLQGGWYIALLLARDDADPPLSATGTLSIEIVEVNDHAPQLQPASGAVCGRPGRGGTLLLGASDGDRPPHGAPFHFQLSPQHPQLARNWSVTRFNGERLTVGRGRGPAGRGXXXXXXXXXXXXXXXXXXXXXXXXXXLLLRDSGTPPREQQQLLNVSVCPCGRDGLCEDGVLAAASAGVGVALEALVVIVGSAALLLLLVLLGAAQVRSRRRAQRRGLLQRWGDDVRDNVLNYDEQGGGEEDQDAYDLTQLRHPPPHSRPPLRRDAPLRTATPPGPSRRPPRGPSDIEDFINEGLQAADSDPSVPPYDTALIYDYEGSGSAGSALSSIVSSLTDGDQDYDYLREWGPRFRRLADLYGP